One genomic region from Reichenbachiella ulvae encodes:
- a CDS encoding Type 1 glutamine amidotransferase-like domain-containing protein, translating into MMKSFLLSLFLGISLICQAENGKLLLIGGGAESDAENSWSDAPYTRAVELSGNKKVAIISYDFGSGDNSWLPNYFKSRGATEAVNIEIANTTEANDTQLYQQLMVYDVLFFKGGDQLKYYQYYRDSEVTRAIKDKYEQGGVIAGTSAGMAILSEVVYTADGPSVYPDQALQNVHNSDITLSNDFVNLLSGGVVDTHFAERGRFPRLLTFMGRWYLDHGDFVLGIGVDDKTALFIDENQVATVYGTGAVSFYQMDNFESIEGRPQSKNIKVRQLLHEQQIDLSSEGLQVFNSESATMKEVEHLGMKRIWISGSESVNHNQSMIESFLASNESQIVIVCKEGSVLADSYLNFLAERTEQEVLLLEVKEHSECEGAEIRNLIRESAAFVIGDVDRADFMAFLQNDPNGKQLLKRWQSDDSFLAFVGEAATLVGETFCSNCQSDELNAYKGQLEFETGLGLLKSSIIMTETFDPSSSDFYENNTAAVLYAMVNESLHHGIYLNQKSYASLEAKGGQLVYQSAGEFSTIIVENTSTSNALANQPINASGQIRNVVGFDRMNISLVADMEVPLGTVISNGVLEEALEPMPPLDVVYEFQDEGVEISWSVQNPEWQIEVYRSTDGVEYQLIQNLSGESEGILDSNIQLNQAYFYRLNSIDDQGNRSCSVELIVESKVLYTIDPKSMMRFDVFPNPITNGIVHIGGPTGQRLQDVRVLDLGGKVLMNRSGFYLNQNLDLSHLSAGSYLLQLGGREGIETHKIVVKNDQ; encoded by the coding sequence ATGATGAAATCCTTTTTATTAAGTTTATTTCTGGGAATTTCCCTGATCTGTCAGGCGGAAAATGGCAAGTTGCTATTGATTGGTGGCGGTGCAGAATCTGATGCTGAGAATAGCTGGAGCGATGCTCCGTATACCAGGGCAGTAGAGCTGTCAGGCAACAAGAAGGTGGCTATTATCAGTTATGATTTTGGCTCTGGTGATAACAGCTGGTTGCCAAATTATTTTAAGTCGCGGGGCGCTACAGAAGCAGTCAATATCGAAATAGCTAATACCACAGAGGCCAATGACACTCAGCTATATCAGCAGTTGATGGTATATGATGTTCTCTTCTTCAAAGGTGGGGATCAACTCAAGTATTACCAATACTACCGTGACAGTGAAGTGACACGCGCAATCAAAGATAAGTATGAGCAGGGAGGGGTGATAGCAGGTACGTCTGCAGGTATGGCGATCCTTTCAGAAGTTGTTTATACAGCGGATGGACCTTCAGTCTATCCAGACCAGGCCCTGCAAAATGTCCATAACAGTGATATTACGCTTTCCAATGATTTTGTGAATCTCCTCAGTGGGGGGGTGGTAGATACTCATTTTGCCGAAAGGGGTCGTTTTCCGAGACTTTTGACCTTTATGGGGCGTTGGTATCTAGACCATGGAGACTTTGTACTTGGAATAGGAGTGGATGATAAGACGGCTCTTTTCATAGACGAAAACCAAGTGGCTACCGTCTATGGTACAGGTGCTGTTAGTTTTTATCAAATGGACAATTTTGAGTCTATTGAGGGGCGACCGCAAAGTAAAAACATCAAGGTCAGGCAATTACTTCATGAACAGCAAATCGACCTAAGTTCAGAAGGTTTACAAGTTTTTAATTCTGAATCAGCTACGATGAAAGAAGTCGAGCATCTGGGAATGAAAAGGATTTGGATATCTGGTTCTGAGTCTGTCAATCACAATCAATCCATGATTGAGTCTTTTTTAGCCAGCAATGAAAGTCAAATAGTGATAGTCTGTAAGGAAGGGTCAGTTTTGGCTGACTCTTACCTTAACTTCTTAGCAGAGCGTACCGAACAAGAGGTGTTATTACTAGAAGTCAAAGAACATTCCGAATGTGAAGGGGCCGAGATTAGAAATCTAATCCGAGAAAGCGCCGCATTTGTAATAGGAGATGTTGATCGAGCTGATTTCATGGCTTTTCTTCAAAATGACCCCAATGGAAAACAACTTTTAAAAAGATGGCAAAGTGATGATAGTTTTCTTGCCTTTGTCGGTGAGGCGGCTACTCTAGTCGGTGAGACTTTTTGTAGCAATTGCCAAAGCGATGAGTTAAATGCTTACAAAGGGCAATTGGAGTTCGAAACAGGGTTGGGGCTCTTAAAGTCTTCTATTATAATGACTGAAACTTTTGATCCCAGCAGTTCGGATTTTTATGAAAATAATACTGCAGCTGTTCTATATGCGATGGTCAATGAATCGCTGCACCATGGTATATACCTCAATCAAAAGTCCTATGCGAGCCTTGAGGCCAAAGGGGGACAACTGGTTTATCAGTCGGCAGGAGAATTTTCTACTATCATAGTAGAAAATACAAGCACTTCAAATGCACTGGCCAATCAACCGATTAACGCTTCAGGGCAAATTAGAAATGTAGTAGGTTTTGACAGGATGAATATCTCATTGGTAGCCGATATGGAAGTACCATTAGGGACTGTCATTTCTAATGGTGTTTTAGAAGAAGCTTTGGAGCCAATGCCTCCTTTGGATGTGGTCTATGAGTTTCAAGATGAAGGGGTGGAGATTTCTTGGTCCGTTCAGAATCCCGAATGGCAGATTGAAGTGTATCGTTCTACTGATGGTGTCGAATACCAATTGATACAGAACCTGTCGGGTGAATCAGAAGGCATTCTCGATTCCAATATTCAATTAAATCAAGCGTATTTTTATAGATTAAATAGTATTGATGATCAGGGTAATCGCTCGTGCAGTGTAGAACTGATCGTCGAATCAAAAGTATTATACACAATTGACCCAAAAAGTATGATGCGTTTTGACGTGTTCCCTAATCCCATCACAAACGGGATAGTGCACATCGGTGGGCCTACTGGACAGAGGCTTCAGGATGTGAGAGTGCTAGACCTTGGCGGTAAGGTCTTGATGAATCGGTCTGGATTTTATTTGAACCAGAATTTGGATCTATCTCATCTCTCAGCGGGTAGCTATTTGCTTCAGCTGGGAGGTAGAGAAGGTATTGAAACCCACAAAATAGTAGTAAAAAATGATCAGTAA
- a CDS encoding SusC/RagA family TonB-linked outer membrane protein has translation MNKFFTAIVLMLISLPQLQAQVSVSGQVISAEDGVALPGVNVVQKGSTVATVTDVDGNYSIKLTQEDAVLTFSFIGMENQEVEVLGRSVVDVELQSDTKQLDEVLVVGYGVQKRTDVTSSVQQVDSDLLENVPASYSFENALQGQTAGVNISSSSATPGAAINMNIRGVTSISASSQPLFVIDGVPLVSRNNSALNSNIQPVNPLADINSNDIESITVLKDAAAASVYGSRGANGVILITTKRGAVGKTKFNVGYYTGVSEISNVPELMNAKQWIEFLNVAAENDGLGENYWNSRLGDPNDPNLKTYNAYDEIFRTGITHNADVSIQGGNEKTKFYLSGNYYNQEGIQVGTAFERMSGRLNIDHSVNSKLGVGTNVMVSRTNHARTINENDEYGVVINAQAWDPTAPLKNDEGNYTNPFSYYGWWALENPLFIAEQYRNDAITDRVLGTAFLTYDIFDDLTFKTTWSADMSGLTEESFTPAGGNETDIGEGIFATYDELTWVGESTLTYNKTLGLKHNVSVLAGYSIQESRALFSETLGTNFPSNNVYKISTAATTTGSSGETSYGFQSFIGRLNYNFASKYLVSLSIRTDASSRFGTNNQYGTFPSASLGWVVSEESFLSGQDVLNYLKFRASYGIIGNAEISNFGWRGVYNLESPYNGAGGIAPSTLENPNLGWEQTTQLNIGTDFQLFDGRIGVTGDYFEKTTEDLLFNADVPGTTGFANIPSNFGSIKNTGFEISVNANLLSLGDFKWDMNANFSHIKNEVVEIQNDGQIVSRNFILQEGESLSQLHLIKFLGVDPLTGDAVFEDVNSDGVINSDDKQAVGSGIPTMFGGWTNSFSYKGLSLSVLFQYVGGNKIFNQSRHAYENYGSLQSGLPYGNQSIESLDYWKEPGDITRIPRPSLAGPNESNAQWQRFSTQYLEDGDFVRLKNVKLSYNLPSDWVSKVGLETVNIYLQGRNLYTWTQYKGFDPEVSTNTSSQEDLNTLQGEDFGTLGQARTYSIGVNIGF, from the coding sequence ATGAATAAATTTTTTACAGCAATCGTTTTGATGCTAATTAGCTTGCCTCAGTTGCAGGCACAAGTATCAGTGAGCGGTCAAGTCATCTCTGCAGAGGATGGTGTTGCCTTGCCGGGTGTGAATGTCGTTCAAAAGGGCAGCACTGTAGCCACTGTGACAGATGTGGATGGCAATTATTCGATAAAACTGACACAGGAAGATGCCGTGTTAACCTTTTCTTTTATCGGGATGGAAAACCAGGAGGTTGAGGTTCTGGGCAGGTCTGTAGTTGATGTAGAGTTGCAATCCGATACCAAACAATTGGATGAGGTTTTGGTAGTAGGATACGGGGTGCAAAAGCGGACCGACGTGACTAGCTCGGTACAACAGGTAGATTCTGACCTATTAGAAAATGTACCTGCATCCTACAGTTTTGAAAATGCACTGCAAGGTCAAACAGCAGGGGTCAATATTTCTAGCTCATCGGCTACACCCGGTGCAGCCATCAATATGAACATCCGTGGTGTAACATCTATCTCAGCTAGTAGTCAGCCTCTCTTTGTTATAGATGGAGTGCCTTTGGTCTCCAGAAATAACTCAGCGCTTAACTCTAATATCCAACCTGTAAATCCTCTCGCAGATATCAATAGCAACGACATAGAGAGTATCACTGTACTCAAAGATGCTGCTGCCGCTTCGGTTTATGGATCAAGAGGTGCGAATGGTGTTATTTTAATTACAACCAAAAGAGGTGCCGTAGGTAAAACCAAGTTTAATGTGGGCTACTACACGGGGGTTTCAGAAATCAGCAATGTGCCAGAATTAATGAACGCTAAACAGTGGATTGAGTTCCTGAATGTGGCAGCAGAAAATGATGGGTTGGGAGAAAATTATTGGAACTCTCGATTGGGAGATCCAAATGACCCAAATCTTAAAACTTACAATGCCTATGATGAAATATTTAGAACAGGCATTACACACAATGCAGATGTGAGTATCCAGGGAGGAAACGAAAAGACCAAGTTTTACCTATCAGGCAATTATTACAATCAAGAAGGTATTCAGGTAGGGACGGCCTTTGAAAGAATGTCAGGACGATTGAATATTGATCACTCTGTCAATAGTAAGTTGGGTGTGGGTACCAATGTGATGGTGAGCAGAACCAATCATGCCAGAACCATCAATGAAAATGACGAGTATGGAGTGGTAATTAATGCCCAGGCTTGGGATCCTACAGCCCCATTGAAGAACGATGAAGGTAACTACACAAATCCATTCTCTTATTATGGCTGGTGGGCTTTAGAAAATCCACTTTTCATCGCTGAGCAATATCGAAACGATGCTATTACAGATCGGGTATTAGGGACAGCTTTTCTGACTTATGATATCTTTGATGACTTGACCTTCAAGACTACCTGGTCCGCTGATATGAGTGGTTTGACAGAGGAGTCTTTTACTCCTGCAGGTGGAAACGAAACAGATATTGGCGAGGGGATTTTTGCAACATATGATGAACTGACCTGGGTAGGAGAGTCTACCTTGACCTACAATAAGACCCTTGGATTAAAGCATAACGTCAGTGTATTGGCGGGCTACTCCATTCAGGAAAGCAGAGCGTTGTTTTCTGAAACGTTAGGGACAAATTTCCCTTCCAACAATGTATATAAAATATCCACAGCTGCTACTACCACGGGTTCTTCTGGAGAAACCAGTTACGGATTTCAGTCTTTCATAGGAAGATTGAATTATAACTTTGCAAGTAAGTATTTGGTGAGCCTATCTATTCGAACTGACGCTTCCTCTAGATTCGGTACTAATAATCAATATGGAACCTTTCCATCTGCTTCTTTAGGCTGGGTGGTATCAGAGGAGTCCTTCTTGTCTGGCCAAGATGTACTAAACTATTTAAAGTTTAGAGCCAGTTATGGCATAATTGGCAATGCAGAGATATCCAATTTCGGATGGAGGGGAGTGTATAATCTGGAGTCTCCATATAATGGAGCGGGAGGTATAGCACCTTCCACTCTTGAGAATCCTAATCTTGGATGGGAACAGACTACTCAATTGAACATTGGTACTGACTTTCAACTATTCGACGGTAGAATTGGAGTAACAGGTGACTATTTTGAGAAAACGACAGAGGACTTGCTTTTCAATGCTGATGTACCAGGAACAACTGGTTTTGCCAATATTCCTTCCAATTTCGGAAGTATTAAGAACACCGGATTTGAGATTTCTGTTAATGCGAACCTATTGAGCTTAGGAGATTTTAAATGGGATATGAATGCCAATTTCTCCCATATCAAAAACGAAGTTGTAGAGATTCAAAATGATGGTCAAATTGTCTCAAGGAACTTCATTCTTCAGGAGGGAGAATCCTTGAGTCAGTTGCATTTGATAAAGTTTTTAGGTGTTGATCCATTAACTGGTGATGCGGTTTTTGAAGATGTGAATAGTGATGGAGTGATCAATTCGGATGACAAGCAGGCTGTTGGTTCGGGTATCCCTACAATGTTTGGTGGATGGACCAATTCCTTTTCTTACAAGGGATTGAGCTTGAGTGTATTGTTTCAATATGTTGGAGGTAACAAAATTTTCAACCAAAGCAGACATGCCTATGAGAATTACGGGTCGCTTCAGAGTGGACTACCTTATGGTAATCAAAGCATCGAATCGTTGGATTACTGGAAAGAACCTGGCGATATCACTCGCATTCCAAGACCTTCTTTGGCAGGACCGAATGAGTCGAATGCGCAATGGCAGAGGTTTAGTACTCAATACCTGGAAGATGGTGACTTTGTGAGATTGAAAAATGTAAAACTATCCTATAATCTGCCTAGTGACTGGGTGAGTAAAGTTGGATTGGAAACTGTGAATATTTATCTGCAGGGACGAAATCTCTATACCTGGACGCAGTACAAAGGCTTTGATCCTGAAGTGTCTACTAACACAAGTAGTCAGGAGGATTTGAATACGCTTCAAGGTGAAGATTTTGGAACACTGGGACAAGCGAGAACTTACAGTATAGGCGTCAATATTGGATTTTAA
- a CDS encoding RagB/SusD family nutrient uptake outer membrane protein produces MKKTINKYLIILLGIVITTSCDVLDQEPKDLIASSDAIVDARSAESALNGLYHTVQSGDLYGGRFIMSSEMLALNAEAAAFQAYWQELSTGNVPTSNAQLEFYWIAAYNAINAANNIIASVPEVTELSDADQDRMLGTAYFFRGLMFFDLLRQHGEFFDLGSIYGIPLPLEPSNVPKETARSTVQQSFEQINLDLEMAIDFLEDSGDKYYVSKGSAQALMARAALYQKDYATAISMANLVINNSQYELEEDYNAIFNVEDPSSESILELNFINLTDPNVWGVEMYVTPPEVAVRADLMNFFNSRGESERGGLFEANGNLYKCTKYGSAATDDMANTILIRLSEMYMIRAEASAMVAGGSLEDARTDINRLRSRAGLADISSIASEDALITILLNERRAEFAFEGQYWFDLVRLGRMEQVTGRPSYRRVMPIPLREMILTDDVLIQNPEY; encoded by the coding sequence ATGAAAAAAACAATCAATAAATATCTCATCATATTGTTGGGTATAGTGATCACTACTTCGTGTGATGTACTCGATCAGGAACCTAAGGATTTGATAGCAAGTAGCGATGCGATCGTTGATGCCAGATCAGCAGAGTCTGCACTGAATGGACTCTACCATACCGTTCAGAGTGGCGATTTGTATGGAGGCAGGTTCATTATGTCCTCTGAGATGCTGGCATTGAACGCCGAAGCTGCGGCCTTTCAAGCGTATTGGCAGGAGCTGAGTACGGGAAATGTCCCCACCTCAAATGCTCAATTGGAATTCTATTGGATAGCAGCATACAATGCGATCAATGCAGCCAATAATATCATCGCTTCTGTCCCTGAAGTAACCGAGTTAAGTGATGCAGATCAAGACAGAATGTTGGGAACGGCTTATTTCTTTAGAGGGTTGATGTTCTTTGACTTGTTGAGACAACATGGGGAGTTTTTCGATTTAGGATCGATCTATGGAATCCCTCTTCCATTAGAGCCATCTAACGTGCCTAAGGAAACAGCAAGATCTACTGTGCAACAATCCTTTGAACAAATCAATCTCGATTTGGAAATGGCCATTGACTTTTTGGAAGATAGTGGGGATAAATACTATGTTTCAAAGGGAAGTGCACAGGCCTTAATGGCTCGAGCTGCGCTTTATCAGAAGGACTATGCTACTGCCATATCCATGGCAAATCTGGTTATCAATAACAGTCAATATGAATTAGAAGAGGATTACAACGCCATATTTAATGTAGAGGACCCATCATCTGAGTCTATCCTTGAGTTAAATTTTATTAATCTCACAGACCCCAATGTATGGGGGGTAGAGATGTATGTTACCCCACCAGAAGTGGCTGTTCGTGCAGATCTAATGAATTTTTTCAATTCCAGAGGAGAAAGCGAGAGGGGGGGACTATTTGAAGCCAATGGTAACTTATATAAGTGTACTAAATATGGTTCAGCAGCCACTGATGACATGGCCAATACTATCTTGATAAGATTGTCTGAAATGTATATGATACGTGCGGAAGCATCCGCCATGGTGGCCGGAGGTAGTCTGGAGGATGCAAGAACAGATATCAATAGACTCAGAAGTAGAGCAGGTCTGGCAGATATTTCTTCCATTGCTTCGGAGGATGCCTTGATTACTATTCTACTCAATGAAAGGAGAGCTGAATTTGCTTTCGAAGGTCAATATTGGTTTGATCTGGTCAGGTTGGGCAGAATGGAGCAAGTGACAGGACGTCCTAGCTATCGTAGAGTGATGCCCATTCCGCTAAGAGAAATGATCCTGACGGATGACGTTCTGATTCAGAATCCTGAGTATTAA
- a CDS encoding PKD domain-containing protein — protein MKFIYNISKYLPFMLVLLMTACLEEEETALIPQADFSIEDGAVLKQGETINFVNHSEESYSYLWSFGDGQTYVGVNASHVYNLPGDYTVTLKAEAEGSRSISSMDIKIEGLVPTASFSVEDGDNLKVSIPVSFVNETMDAVSYSWSFGDAANSTSTEESPTFTYDQPGDYTVTLTATGTGGNAVSEQVITVNPNNYELYFIDNDAGKMRKIDLNNPTVAVDVFDLPGFCMGMAYDATNEEFYYSDDDTKAVYKNTLTGSAQMTVASGLADPRDIALDIADSYMYVAERAGDKITRVDLIDNSTLTYYSSTDDANFLLPVGLDIYDGNLYATAVEIDSETVWKGSMSEISLTRIIDYGAGGYGYGLEVDKVNQKVYFDDTDGGKLLRADLDGSNIEEVGSSVDRVYGIAINNETGKVYWVDRNGLFKVANLDGTEEGLLVDLAVDVRGLIIRKVD, from the coding sequence ATGAAATTCATATATAATATATCAAAATATCTTCCGTTCATGCTCGTCCTTTTGATGACAGCTTGTTTGGAAGAGGAGGAGACGGCTCTGATTCCACAAGCAGACTTCAGTATAGAGGATGGGGCTGTGTTGAAGCAGGGTGAGACTATCAATTTTGTGAATCACTCCGAAGAGTCTTATTCTTATTTATGGTCATTTGGGGATGGTCAAACTTATGTAGGAGTCAATGCTTCGCATGTCTATAATCTGCCTGGAGACTATACGGTGACCTTGAAAGCAGAGGCAGAAGGATCTCGCTCGATTAGCAGTATGGATATAAAGATTGAAGGCCTGGTTCCAACTGCTTCTTTCAGTGTAGAAGATGGCGATAATCTTAAGGTTTCTATTCCTGTGAGTTTTGTGAACGAGACTATGGATGCGGTCAGCTATAGCTGGTCCTTTGGTGATGCTGCAAACTCTACGAGCACAGAAGAGTCTCCAACATTTACCTATGATCAGCCGGGTGATTACACTGTGACTTTGACTGCTACTGGTACTGGAGGAAATGCCGTGTCAGAACAAGTCATCACAGTCAATCCAAACAATTATGAGCTGTATTTTATCGATAATGATGCGGGCAAAATGAGAAAAATCGACTTAAACAATCCTACTGTGGCGGTAGATGTGTTTGATCTACCGGGTTTCTGCATGGGGATGGCATATGATGCGACCAACGAGGAGTTCTACTACAGCGATGACGATACGAAGGCGGTTTATAAAAATACCTTGACCGGTAGTGCTCAAATGACAGTAGCTTCAGGATTGGCAGACCCACGAGACATTGCCTTGGACATAGCGGATAGTTATATGTATGTGGCGGAGCGAGCAGGTGATAAAATTACCAGAGTGGACTTGATTGATAATTCGACGCTCACCTACTACAGCTCGACTGATGATGCCAACTTCTTATTGCCTGTTGGTTTGGATATCTATGATGGCAACTTATATGCCACTGCGGTGGAGATAGATTCAGAGACAGTTTGGAAAGGAAGTATGTCTGAGATTTCTCTGACCAGAATCATCGATTACGGTGCAGGCGGATATGGCTATGGACTAGAAGTGGACAAAGTAAACCAGAAGGTTTATTTCGATGATACGGATGGAGGCAAGTTGTTACGTGCAGACCTGGATGGTAGCAATATCGAGGAGGTTGGTAGCAGTGTAGATCGCGTTTATGGTATTGCCATCAACAATGAAACGGGCAAGGTGTACTGGGTAGACCGCAATGGGTTGTTCAAAGTCGCTAATCTGGATGGAACAGAAGAGGGGCTCCTAGTTGATTTAGCGGTAGATGTACGTGGATTAATAATTCGTAAAGTAGACTAA
- a CDS encoding PKD domain-containing protein gives MRINKYIGKAAGICLLAWAALSCEEEFPVPESSEVAADFSITFSDGDFAPSVVVFESTSLLKEGITEVSYVWNFGDGTSGSGSSVTHSYDMPGDYRVSMVASTGADLDAIEKVLTVRDPNALQVDILFMDAGTMAIENLNGTSFEVDGFGTGLAYDETSETLYYTDADNGTLISSAVDGSAMTVVATGLDDPRDLALDIEAGMAYVADRGLQAILEVNLSDGTVSTLYDVASDGLGELPVGIDFYDGNIYVTCVEIDAEAVWKGNVDGSGITRILDYSGAGYGYGIAVDSVNKKIYFDNTDNSEILMANLDGTGVQQVIATSNRVYGLAVDNTNQKLYWTERNTGNVYMSDLDGSNRVTIGSGYTDPRGLVFIP, from the coding sequence ATGAGGATAAATAAATATATAGGTAAAGCAGCAGGTATATGCCTGTTGGCATGGGCGGCTTTGAGCTGTGAGGAAGAGTTTCCAGTTCCGGAAAGCAGCGAAGTAGCAGCTGATTTTAGCATCACATTTTCAGATGGTGATTTTGCACCCAGTGTGGTGGTTTTTGAATCTACTTCTTTGCTCAAAGAAGGTATTACAGAGGTGAGCTATGTATGGAATTTCGGTGATGGAACCAGCGGTTCAGGATCCTCAGTCACTCATAGCTATGATATGCCAGGAGATTATAGGGTATCCATGGTGGCAAGCACTGGAGCGGATTTGGACGCCATTGAGAAGGTGTTAACCGTGAGAGATCCGAATGCCCTGCAAGTGGATATCTTGTTTATGGATGCGGGAACCATGGCTATCGAAAACCTGAATGGAACCTCATTTGAGGTGGATGGATTTGGTACAGGACTAGCATATGATGAGACATCGGAGACCTTGTATTATACCGACGCAGATAATGGAACGCTGATTTCTTCTGCGGTGGATGGGTCAGCCATGACAGTTGTAGCTACTGGATTGGATGATCCAAGAGATCTGGCTCTAGATATCGAAGCAGGTATGGCATATGTTGCAGATAGAGGGTTGCAGGCTATTTTGGAGGTTAATCTGAGCGATGGTACTGTTTCCACCTTATACGATGTAGCTTCTGATGGTCTAGGCGAGTTGCCAGTCGGTATCGATTTTTATGATGGTAATATCTATGTGACTTGTGTAGAGATCGATGCAGAGGCGGTTTGGAAAGGCAATGTGGATGGCTCTGGGATCACTAGAATACTTGACTACTCTGGAGCTGGATACGGCTATGGCATTGCTGTAGATTCTGTTAACAAAAAGATCTATTTTGACAATACAGACAATTCTGAAATTCTGATGGCCAATTTGGATGGAACTGGTGTACAACAGGTAATAGCCACGAGCAATCGGGTATATGGACTAGCAGTAGACAATACCAATCAAAAATTGTACTGGACAGAAAGAAATACGGGGAATGTGTACATGTCTGATTTGGATGGTTCTAACCGTGTTACCATAGGTTCAGGTTATACTGATCCTAGAGGTTTGGTTTTTATTCCATAA
- a CDS encoding cyanophycinase: MKKTIIIVLCILGFITCNETKNQSAGVGREQAKGKLFVIGGGKRPEAMIKRLVQESSVSDGGYLIILPMSSAEPDSSVYYARKQFDALGLQDKVFGMNIHGDSVSEAQIDSLKKAALIYISGGDQNRFMSAIEGSQIQSAIQEAYHSGATIAGTSAGAAMMSEVMITGDERRYPEYSSTFQNIESDNIVTDQGLGLIKSAIIDQHFVKRSRYNRLLSAAIEYPALLGIGIDESTAVLVSGDSAEVVGESQVVLFRNQGEKPSENGSKIGIRDLRVDILLPGEKFSLKR; encoded by the coding sequence ATGAAAAAAACGATAATAATTGTACTGTGCATTTTAGGCTTTATTACTTGCAATGAAACTAAGAATCAATCTGCTGGAGTAGGAAGGGAACAGGCCAAAGGAAAGCTGTTTGTGATAGGTGGAGGCAAAAGGCCTGAAGCCATGATCAAACGCCTGGTACAGGAGTCATCTGTTTCAGATGGGGGGTATTTGATCATATTGCCCATGTCTAGTGCAGAGCCAGATTCTTCTGTCTACTATGCCAGAAAGCAGTTTGATGCATTGGGGTTGCAAGACAAGGTGTTCGGTATGAACATCCATGGGGATTCCGTTTCTGAAGCACAGATCGACAGTTTGAAAAAGGCAGCCCTGATCTATATCTCTGGTGGGGATCAAAACCGATTTATGTCTGCCATAGAGGGATCACAAATACAATCGGCCATACAGGAAGCCTACCATTCAGGGGCAACCATAGCCGGTACTAGTGCGGGAGCAGCTATGATGAGCGAAGTGATGATTACCGGTGATGAGCGTAGGTATCCTGAATATAGTAGTACGTTTCAAAATATAGAATCTGACAATATAGTGACGGATCAAGGGTTGGGGCTGATCAAAAGTGCGATCATAGATCAACATTTTGTCAAGCGAAGCAGATACAACAGACTATTGAGTGCGGCGATTGAATATCCGGCCCTTTTGGGCATTGGGATAGATGAATCGACAGCTGTTTTGGTCAGCGGAGATAGCGCAGAAGTAGTCGGTGAGTCGCAGGTAGTTCTATTTAGAAATCAGGGAGAAAAACCCTCTGAGAATGGATCTAAAATAGGAATACGCGATCTTAGGGTAGATATACTGCTGCCGGGGGAGAAGTTTTCTCTTAAGCGCTAG